The genomic window TGAATCCCTGTCGGCTTGGGTGGAACCTCGCCCGGTCGGCACGCACAAAGGGAGCGCCGGGCACGTGGCGGTCCTGTCGGGCTCTGTGGGCAAGACGGGGGCGGCAACCCTGATCTGCCTCGGCGCGGGCCGTGTGGGCGCGGGACTGGTGACCCTGTTCATTCCGGCAAGTCTCAATCCCATCCTGGAGGTGAAGCTCACCGAGGCGATGACTTATCCCATACCGGAAACGCCCGGGCAGACCCCCGCTTCTGCGGCCTTGCCGGAAATCCTCGAGTTCGCCGGGGACAAGCAGGCCCTTGCCGCGGGACCGGGCATCTCCCTGCACCCGGACACGCAGCGGCTCGTGGAAGGCCTGATCGCTCAAGCCCCCTGTCCGATGGTCCTCGACGCCGACGCCGTCACCATCGTCTCCCGGACTCCCGATCTGCTGAAGAAGGCACGGCAGCCTCTCGTCCTGACTCCCCATCCCGGGGAGATGGCGCGTTTGATCGGCGGGACGGTGCAGACCGTCCAGGAAAACCGTATCGAAGTCGCCTCCGAGTTCAGCCGCAAATATGGAGTAACGCTGGTTCTCAAGGGCTTTCGAACCGTTGTGGCCGCCCCCGACGGCCGGCTGGCCGTCAACAGCTCCGGCAACCCGGCCATGGCCGGCGGAGGCATGGGAGATACGCTGACCGGAATGATCGCGGGATTCCTGGGGCAAGGCTACGAACCCTATCGCGCCGCGTGCCTCGGGGTTTACATCCACGGCGCCGCGGCAGACCGCAGGTTCGGCGGCGTGGCCACCCGCGGCATGCCGGCTTCGGACCTCCTCGACGACGTCCCGGAAGTGATCGGCCGCCTGGAGCGCCTGCGGAGCCGGTCGTGACACGGATCGTGCTCCATTCGCCTTCCGAGGAATGCACCTGCGCCATCGGCCGCGGGATCGCCGAGTTGCTGGAACCCGGCGATGTGCTGGCGCTATGGGGAGAGCTCGGCGCGGGCAAGACATTCCTGGCCGGCGCCATCGCTCACGGCCTCGGAGTTCCCGTGTCCGTGCCCATTACGAGTCCCACCTTCACCTTCATCAACGAATACGAAGGCCGCCTCCCCCTGGCCCATATCGATCTGTACCGCCTGAGCGGCCCGGATGACCTGGACACGCTGCCCTGGCAGGACGCGGTGTACGGCGCCGCCGCGGCCGTGATCGAATGGCCGGAACGCATGGGTGCCCTGCTCCCGGAAGAGCGCTGGGACCTCGGCATCGAGATCGCCGGCGACGAGAGCCGGACCTTTATCCTGACGCCGTCCGGGGCCGGGAACGATGCGCGCTCGCCGAAGTGGTTCGCGAAACTGCTCGAGATCGTTCAAAGCGGGGCGTGCCGGTAGACTCCCGTACCCGCGGGCATTTCACCGCCTCCCGGCCATGAAGGAAGCCCGGCGGGGCCTGCCTCGACACCCGCCGCGCAACATCACCCGATCAATCGAACAGGACCTGGTCATCCGGCTTTTCCACTTCCTTGGGAAATTCATGAAACGGAAACGGCTTCTCGTTTTCGTTCAAAGTCGCGTAGCGGATGATCCGATAGGCGTAGGTCGCCACTTTGTTGGAGAATTCCTTGAGGGGTTCGCTGTACTTCTGCGTGATGAGCAGATAGACGAATTGAAAAAGCACCGTCACCTGGACCACCACTTTCAGGACTTCCAGGATGATCAGGTAGAGCAGTGTATAAAGCAGCCTCAGTCCTATCTTCCCACGTGTCAGCTTCGTTCCTTCCGTGTCGTTCATGGCAGTTCTCCTGTAACGTGTGATGGGATTCCGCCGGATTCAGCCGGACTCGACCGGCAAAAACGGGAACCTGTTAGTCTTGCGGTGAATATGGGGGCACATTCGTCCGATGCGGGCGAGACCATTCGGTCTGCGCAAGGACCTCGTGAGCCGCTCGCGGCGGAGCGGGTCCCTCACGGTTCGCGTGCGCACCGGCACAGGCTCCGTCCCGGCCGTGCCGCAGGCCGGCGCGACCCGCGGGCACGGCGAAAGCACCCGCTCCGGACGGCCGGCTCCAGGA from Syntrophobacter fumaroxidans MPOB includes these protein-coding regions:
- a CDS encoding DUF4389 domain-containing protein, whose protein sequence is MNDTEGTKLTRGKIGLRLLYTLLYLIILEVLKVVVQVTVLFQFVYLLITQKYSEPLKEFSNKVATYAYRIIRYATLNENEKPFPFHEFPKEVEKPDDQVLFD
- the tsaE gene encoding tRNA (adenosine(37)-N6)-threonylcarbamoyltransferase complex ATPase subunit type 1 TsaE, with protein sequence MTRIVLHSPSEECTCAIGRGIAELLEPGDVLALWGELGAGKTFLAGAIAHGLGVPVSVPITSPTFTFINEYEGRLPLAHIDLYRLSGPDDLDTLPWQDAVYGAAAAVIEWPERMGALLPEERWDLGIEIAGDESRTFILTPSGAGNDARSPKWFAKLLEIVQSGACR
- a CDS encoding bifunctional ADP-dependent NAD(P)H-hydrate dehydratase/NAD(P)H-hydrate epimerase, which codes for MFIVTASEMAGLDRATIEEIGIPGIVLMENAARGAAAFYLEVVPDLLTRRITVLAGSGNNAGDGFVLARLFKNQGADVRVVCLRPPENLQGDALTNFRILDKLCIPVRTWEEQGDFDTQWSAVRESGTVIDAILGTGLKSEVRGLYRQVIEAANALPVPILAVDIPSGLDASTGKPLGTAIRATATATFGFLKIGQVVEPGCDYVGRLKVIDIGIPPTLSEKHGIRRRWLTDESLSAWVEPRPVGTHKGSAGHVAVLSGSVGKTGAATLICLGAGRVGAGLVTLFIPASLNPILEVKLTEAMTYPIPETPGQTPASAALPEILEFAGDKQALAAGPGISLHPDTQRLVEGLIAQAPCPMVLDADAVTIVSRTPDLLKKARQPLVLTPHPGEMARLIGGTVQTVQENRIEVASEFSRKYGVTLVLKGFRTVVAAPDGRLAVNSSGNPAMAGGGMGDTLTGMIAGFLGQGYEPYRAACLGVYIHGAAADRRFGGVATRGMPASDLLDDVPEVIGRLERLRSRS